The following nucleotide sequence is from Melioribacteraceae bacterium.
AGACCAATATTTACTTTATAGTTTTCGTATTGAACAATTACTGTACCTTCCATCTTACCTTCTTTTTGGGTTTCTTGATTTGATTCAAATTCGCCTGTCATACCCGGTGGTAAATTCATCTGATCGACTTTGAATGAAATTCTTAACTCGGATGGCAGAGCGTGTTCAATTTGTTCACCATATTTAATATCGATTGTAACAGTCCCGCTTTTTTTTGTGGTTGTTTCGATTTTGTAAACAATAAATTTATTCTTATCAATCCAGAGATTCGAGAGCACGACTTCCGACGAATCCGATAACGGAAGTATTTTTATTAAGTAAACAGGATTCTTATTAATTATATCTTCCTTAGCAAAAACCGACGTGTATTCGTCTTTCAATAAATTTGCAGGCGAAAAATTCAATCCTTGTCGAGGAAGTAACGCAAAACCCGTAGATTCCATCTTAATTTTATCGGGTTGTTTAAAATAAATGGTTGCGTGAGTTTCCGGAACTCGAAGAAAATTTACATCAATTTTTATAACTGCTTCAACTTGATAATCTTCTACACTGTTTATCTTTTGTTTGGTTTTTTGAAGTACTTCATTCGGATCAACAGTTTGTGAATATAAAACTGATGCAATAATTAATAGATAAATTATCTTTCTCATGTAAGAATGTCCTTACGATTAAATATATAAGTTGTAACTGCAAATAGAACTACAATATGGCCAAGCAATATTAATCCCGATTCAATTATAACATCGTAACCAACCGGGTCACCAAAAAACTCGCGCCATTTTATCATATGATTTGTGAACAAATACGGTTTAATAAATTCCAATGCTTCAATCGGAAGAGCCGAAATAATAATGAAAACAATAATAACTGCCATTGTTACAACTATAGGTCCGATTGCATTTTCAACCAATGAAGAAAAGAAATACGAAAGCGTGAATACGGTTGTCATACTTATCATAGCAAAGCCGTACGCTAATACAAATCGCCAAATAACATCGTCAGCGGCAAAGATGTAAACTTTATCCCTCAATACAATTAATTCACCCGGACCAAAGATCAACAAACTTACACCCATGCTGATAATCAATAACCAAGCAAGTAAAAGATTTGTGTAAATGAATCCGGCAATAAATTTTGAGAAAGCAATACTAAAACGGGAAACCGGTCTGGTAACTAACATTCTATAAGTACCCGAAGTTGCTTCGCCGGCAAAAAGATCACTACCAACAAGAACAATTAAGAATGGTATGTGTATGAACAATGCCTGTAAAATCAAATATGCTACTAAATAACCGTTCAATAAATTGCCGACAAAGAAAAACGAATCTTTGAGATTTCTTGTAGCGAAATCGACATATCCTTCACCGTTGAAATAAAGGGATATCTGAACAATCGGTACCAAAACAGCAATAGCGCCAAACCCGATATACGTTCTCAATTTTCTAAATATTTTAGATAGTTCGATCGAGATTAATTTAATTATCATTCGGTTGTCTCGGTAATTCTTAGGAAATAATCTTCTAATGATCTGATCGGAATAATTGCACTTACATTGATTCCGTTTTGTATTAAGTATGAATTCAATTCCGGTATTTCACTTTTCTGCATTTCAAATACCAGTTGATTTTTTTCTTTTTGCACAAATGAATCAACCCATTGAGTTAATTCTATAACCTCAAATGCTTTCATAATGTCATCAACTTCAATACTTACTTTTAAGAAATCGGGATTTAATAATTCATCGACTGTGCCTTCAACTTTTGTTGAACCTTTGTTGATTATAATCATTCTGTTTGCGATTAACTCAACTTCGTGAAGTATGTGAGATGAAAGAAAAATTGTTTTATTCTGTTCTTTACTTAAACGAATAATTAAGTCACGGATTTCCTTCATTCCTTGTGGATCTAAACCGGTGGTAGGTTCATCAAGAATAATAAGTTCGGGATCATGAAGAAGTGCTTGTGCTATTCCGAGTCTTTGTTTCATTCCATGCGAAAATGTTTTTACTTTACTGTTATATCTTTTATCCAATCCAATTATTTCGAGATGTTTCATTAAATTTTGTTTTGAAACATCGGCACCGGAAATTTTACCAAGTATTTCCAAATTTTTATAGGCTGTTAAGTACAGATAAAAATCCGGTTTCTCAACAATTGCACCTATCTTCTTTAAGATTTCTAATCGATTTTTCTGAAGCGATTTCCCAAATATTTTAATATTACCGGATGTCGGTTTAATTAATGTAAGCAACATTCGGATTGTTGTACTTTTCCCTGCTCCATTAGGACCAAGAAAACCAAACACATCGCCGCGATAGACATTCAAGTCTAGGTTATTAACTGCAATAAGATTTTTGTACTTTTTAGTTAACCCGGAAACTTCGATAATCTTTTCGTTTTCCAAACAATCCTCAAAATTTTGTAATTAGACGAAGCTGAGATTAAAAATGTTCTTTAATTTGTTACGGATTTATAAATAGCATCATGTAGAACTGATCGGAATGGAATGATCTTCGTATTGTCACGTGTTGGAAAAACTCTATTGGATAAAAGAATAACAAACAATTTTTCATCCTTATCAACCCAAATTGATGTGCCGGTAAATCCGGTATGACCAAATGAATTTTTAGAAAATAATTTTCCGGCAGATGATTTTTCTTCCGATTTAGTATCCCAACCTAAAGCTCGTGAACTTAGTTCCGAATTTGTCTTGGTAAAAAGATCAATTGTTTCTTTTTTGAAAAATTGTTTATCCCCGACTTTACCTTCATTAACGTACAAGTAGATTAATTTTGCTAAATCTTCAGAAGTAGAAAACAATCCGGCATGTCCCGCAACTCCGTTTAATAGATACGCGGTTTCATCATGAACTTTCCCTTTCATCAATTGCATTCTCCAATAATTATCTTGTTCGGTCGGAACACAATTGTACCAAACTTTTGGCGATGGATTGAAAAATGTGTTTTTCATACCGAGTTTATCGAACAGATTTTCTTTTAGATAAACATCGAATTTCATGTTGGTAATCTTCTCTATGACTTTCTGAAGAACAATCATTCCCAGATCACTATATTGATATTTTATTCCCGGCTTAAAATCCAATTCAATATTCATGATTGAATTAATAACTTCATCCGCTGTTTTATGTGTTTTATGAAAAGGTCTAAATGCGGGCAATCCGGAATTATGAAGTAATAAATTTTTTATTGTTATTCTATCTTTACCGTTGTTATCAAACTGCGGCAAATATTCAATAACTTTATCTTCCAACGAAATTTTACCCTGATCATAGAGAAGCATAACCGCAGAAGTCGTTCCGATTACTTTTGTCAATGATGCAATATCAAAAATTGAATTGTCTTCAATTCTCTTTGCTCCTTTTTCATAAGTACCGGAACCAAAATTATTTCTGTAGATTACTCTCCCTCTATGTCCGACTAATAATTGTGCACCGGGAAAAACTTTTTCTGATACCGCATTTCTCATCAATGAATCAACCGAACTAAAAATATAGTTTGAATCCGATCGCATTTTTTGAAAGAATATATTTTTAGCATTCTTTTGTAACCCGGTTCCGAAATCAAATTGGGTTTTAGGAATTTTGATCGGAAGTTTTCCACGGATTGCAATATTTCCCAGCAAAGAATTTATTGCTGATGACTGAGTAACTGCTACGTTTCCGTATGCCGCAAAGTAAGTCGGTATTTCCGGAACTTCCGCTAACAGATATGGATTTCCAAAACTTAACGCAATCGTCGGTTTACCATTTTTTATTATATCTCTTATAAAATTAAACTGATCTTGATGAAGATCTATTGTTCCTTTTGATGATCTGACGTTTGCATAGATTGATAAAATAACAAGATCACTTTCAGAAACTTCTTCAAGAATTTTCTTGTAATCTTTTTCTGTGCTACTAAAATTCATTCTAAAATTTTTAACGTATCCAAGTTCTTGATTTAACACTTCTTCAAAAAGAAACGGATCTTCAATTGTTTTGGCAAATCGCGAATCACTTATTGTAACAGAAATTACTTTTGAATAATCGTCAGGGTTAATTGGTATGATATTCTGTTCATCTTTAACTAAAGTAATTGAACTTTCAGCGATGTCTTGTGCTAATCTAAAATGGGATCGTTTGTTTATTTCTTTTCTGGCTTGATGAATATCTACATATTTGTTTTCATCAAGCTTCAACCATTTTTTAACTTTCAAAATCTTTCTAACCGATTCATTAATTCTCTCTTCCGAAATTCTTCCTAGATTTACAGCATCAACAATACCATCAATCATTTCTTTTTCTTTGCTGGGGAATAACAAAATATCGCAGCCAGCTTGAATTGAAAGCAAACCGATTTGTGCTTGTGTATAATCATTCGTTAAAGCTTGCATGTTGAGTGCATCTGTTACAACCAATCCGTCAAATCCCATTTCATTTTTTAGAAGAGTAGTGACTACATTATATGAAAAAGTTGCCGGAGCGCCTTCAACATCTGTTAATTCTGGTACATCAAGATGACCTATCATTACTGATTTTACACCTGCATCAATTGCAAATTGAAATGCTTTTAGGTCAACTTCCCAAAGTTCTTTTTTAGTTAATTCAATCAGCGGAAGTTCATTATGCGAATCTAAATCTGTTGCACCATGACCGGGAAAATGTTTTGCGGTAGATATCAAGTTGCTTTCATGCATTCCTCTTATGAAAGCATCAGAATGAATTGCAATAACATCCGGGTCGGATGAATATGCTCTTACATTTATAATTGGATTTCTATAATCATGAATTACATCAACTAACGGTGCATAGTTTTGATGCACTCCAAGTACTCTTGCTTCCTGCCCTACAATCCTCCCCATATAGTAATCATTTTTTGGATTTCCCGAAGCAGCAAATGCCATTTTATACGGGAACTCAACTGCATCGGATAAACGCATACCCAGTCCGCGCTCATAGTCGGCTGAAATTAAGAGAGGAATTTTTGATCTCTTCTGAAGTTGGTTAATTATAGCCGTTTGATTTTCTATATCACCGGCTAAAAAAATAATCCCACCTACTTGTTCATCCTCTACAAGTTTCTTCAATCTATTGTATTGTCTGGAATACTTTATCGTATCTTGTCCATTTGCATACGGTATAACCAGCTGCGCAATTTTTTTGCGAAGTGTTAATGAATTTAATGTTGATTCAACCCATTTTTGGTCGTCTTGCGATAAAGGAAATAATTTATCAAAGGTATGCTTGGGTTTACGAAGCTGCGTAATATTCTCGGAAGGAATGATTATCGAAATTAATAATATTATCAAAAATCCTACAGCAGTTCGCATGACTATTTTTCTTTCTTAATCCCGAATAGCGGATCGATTTTAATAAATTTTGTGATCACAAATGCCGGTATTGTTGCTATTAAAATCCAGATAAAAAACATTTTATAACCCAGTGCTTCTTGAAGCCAACCGCTGAACATTCCGGGGATCATCATTCCCAGAGCCATAAAACCCGTTGTAATCGCGAAGTGTGCTGTTTTATGTTCTCCTTCTGAAACATATATCATAAAAAGCATGTATGCAGTAAAACCAAATCCATATCCAAATTGTTCAACTGCAATTAATGAAGATATCATATAGAATGATTCGGGTTGAAGAAGAGACATATATACATAAACTGTATTCGGCAAGTTGATTGCGATCAACATCCACCATAGCCACTTTTTAAGCCCGTCTTTTGAACAAACAATTCCACCAAGAATTCCTCCGATCATCAATGCAATCAATCCGATAGTGCCATAAATTAAACCAACTTCGGATGTAGTTAATTCTAATCCGCCTATTTCTCTTTTATCTAATAGAAATGGTGCTGCTATTTTAACGAGCTGGGCTTCGCTGAATCTATAGAAAAGTAAAAATCCTATTGTTATTAAAATTCCTTTCTTCTTAAAGAACATTAAGAATGTATTGATGAAATCTTCGAAAAACTTTTTTGCGGAAACTGCTTTGCGAGATACATCAACACCCGGATAAGGTAAGGCGAAATAATGATAGATAAAAAATAGAACGAATAATCCGGCAAGAATAACAAATACAATTACCCATGCTGTTTTTATGCTGTATAATTCTTCGAAATACCCTGCAAGTATTACAAGAAGACCCTGTCCGGTTAACATCGCAAAACGATAAAATGTACTTCTTATTCCGACAAAAAATGCTTGGTGATGTTCACTCAAACCAAGCATATAAAACCCATCGGCTGCAATGTCATGTGTAGCAGAACTGAAAGCCATCAGCCAAAAAAATAATAAAGTAAGTTGAATATAATTATCCGCCGGGATTGTTAATGCAATTCCGCCTAAACCGGCACCAATAATTAACTGCATTGCTAAAATCCAAGCCCGTTTTGTTTTAAACAGATCAACAACCGGACTCCATAATGGTTTTATAACCCAAGGCAAATAAAGCCAGCTTGTGTAAAGAGCAATGTCTGTGTTCGATAAGCCAAGCCGCTTATACATTATAACAGAGACAGTCATTACAATAATATAGGGCATGCCTTCCGCAAAATACAACGAAGGGACCCAAGTCCAAGGACTTCTGATTTTTCTTTCCTTCATTCAATTCCTTTGAATAAATTCTTAGCTATAAGAACAGCACCAAACTCGGCGCTATGTTTTGGTTCAATAATTTTTAATTGAGGCAGTTTTTTATTTATAATATCGGTAAGCATTTTTTTGTAATAATTTTCAGATTGAAGAAGTCCGCCTGTTAAAATTAAATTAAGTCGATCAAATTTTACTGAATCACACATTGCTTTTAAATGTATTAGCAATTCATTAGCTTCACTTTGCAAAATGTTTATAGCATCTTGAATTCCTTTTGATGCCGCATTAATTACAACTTCAGCAAATTGTGATATTTCATAATTGTTTTTATAAATCAGATCGATCAGTTCATTTGTTGAATTTACTTTTAATTCTGTTTTAGCTATGAGAAACAATTCACTTTTATTAATTCTACCATCAACCATTTTAGAAAATAAGTTTAATCCCTTTTGACCGATGGAATAACCTGAACCTTCATCACCTATTAATCTTCCAAATCCGCCAACTCGATTTATTATATTCTCAATTTTATAAAATAAGATGGAGCCTGTTCCGGCAATCAAAATTGCACCGTCTTCATTTTCGAATGCACCTTTAATTGTGATCTCTGCATCGGATACAACTTTTATATGTTGAGTTTTGGGAAGACTCTCACTTAAATAATCCTGAAATTTTTCAGCACTGTCTTTCCTTCCGGCTCCGGCAGTTCCAATAACTAATGCAATTTCGTGATCTTTGTAATTATTGAGATGTGGATCGAGTAAATTAATTACATTGAGAACCGCTTCTTCAAATCCAATTTTAAGAAAATTTGAAGCTCCGCCAACGTCTTCTGTCAATACATTTAAGTTTTCATCGGTAATTAACAATTTAGTATTACTGCCGCCGCCGTCAATTCCGCATAGAATTCTTTTCATGGTAAGTTTTTTTAGTTATTAAATCCAAAATAGATAATTAGAATAGAACTTAAAAATTATTTGTATATCATTTCACTTGTTTATCAGTTACGATCTTTTATATTTTAAAACGCCTTACTAAAGAAAGGAATAAGATGATTGACTTTACCATAAATCAATATTTTCATATTGCCTTACTCGGAGGCATACTTGCCACAAGCGGTATGACGGCCATCCTGTATATTTTTGATAAAGCAGGACTAGCCAATGGCGACATGGTGAGGGCTGTCGGAAGTTTGATTACAAAAAAGTATGAAAATGCTTTGATTCCCGGATTATTATTACACTATTCTTCGGGTATTTTTTTCTCAATTGTTTATGCTCTTGCAATTGATTTGTTTAATACGGTTACAGTAGAAAGTTCAATTGCATACGGGGTAGCAATAGGAATATTTCATGGAGCGGTAGTAGCTTTGGTCTTAGTTGTAATTATCGCAGAACATCATCCTTTGGAAAAATTTCAGAAAACCGGAATAGCAGTTGCGGTATTACATTGGGCGGCTCACATTGTGTTTGGTTTAATTGTCGGAATAATCGTGGGAATTACTGTTATTTAATTATATCTGCCATTCAATTTCATTGTGCCAAAGTTCGAGCATTTTCTTATCCAGCTTAATAATTCCCTCTTGTGTAATTCCGGGAACAACCGGATAAAATTCGTTTAACTTTTGGTAAATCGGAATGCGGTCTGCCGGTGTTTTGGCTTTTGGAATAAGGTATAAAAGTGTCATGCCGTCTAATGGTTGAGCAATATTCAAAACTTTTCCAAAATCTGCAATTGAAGGAGTACCAAAACTTATTTTATCCACAAGGGAAATTAAACTTGAATCTGCAGCGATATGATAAGGAATTCCAATTGTGCCATCACTTGAAATTGTGCATTTATGATCTTGAACGAGTGTAATTTCTTCTTTAGAATTGGAAACTTTTAAAATGCCATTAGCGGTTTCCAAATTCAGAAACGATACGTTGTTAATTGAAGCAGTAAAATTTCCGGTTATAATTTTTAATTCTGCTTGAGGGGTAATAATAGTTAATCTTGGATCATCAATTTTACAAACAGCATCCAATCTTCCGGAGGTAAGTGAAATGATATTTTCAGAATCTTTTCCTTTCAATACTTTTAACGAGGAGAAACTTCTTAAATCAACTCTTCCTGCATTAGGGATATTAATTGAAACTTTTGTCGAATCTTCGGTGGTGATAATTTGATTATTATCTATTGTTGATGCACTCGATGTCGGAACGATTGAATAATTACCATAATTCAATTTTAAGTTCCACGGTAAGTTGGTATTAAAAAAATCATAAATAAAATATCCGCCAACAATAAGAATCACTGCTAGTATAGCAATTAAAGGTTTCTTTGGTAAACTCTTCTTTTCAAATGTGTTTACAAGATCTCTGTCTACTGATTTTGCAGAAATACCTGAATCTAACTTTAGACGTTTTCTTTTCTCACCCTCGCTCTCGGTTTGTTCGGTAATCTCTCGTATCTTTTTCTGTTTATCAGATTTGATTTTTTCCAAACTCTGGGATAGTAACTCATCGGAAATTTTGCTCAACACTGTCTGCGGTGTTTTAATGCCTATTGGAAGTGATTGAGCCTTCTTTATTAATTTATTTAGTAATTCATATTCGGCAGCAAGGTCTTCGTATTCTTCGAGGTAAGATTCAATAGTATCCTTTTCGTCTAAAGAAAGTAGTCCGTCAAAATAATCGTGCATTAAATTTCTAACGTCGTCTCTGGTCATTGAATATCGACTCCCGTTAAAGTTGCACGAGAATTTCTTATGATTCTTTTTATTTCATCAATTGTGAGATCACCAAAAAAACCTGCTATTTCTTCATAATCGTAACCTTCAACATCATGCAATACAAAAATAGTACGTTCAAGTTCTGGTAGTTCTAAAATTGTGCTTTCAAATTGACTATTGGTATGAACACGATTAAAAATTGTCGAATCATTTTTCTTTTCGGCGGGATAAACCTTTGCTCGAACTTCGCGGGTTCGTAATTCCTCCATAATTTCAAATACCGCAATTCCTCTTAACCATGCAGTTACAGCAGTATCTTCGCGAACAAATTTGATATTCTGCCATGCCGAAAGAAATACATCTTTTGTAACTTCTTCGGCAATATTTGCATCACCTAAACACAATCCGCAAATTGCATATACTCTAGCAAGATTAATCTCACAAAGCTCTAAAAAGGAATTCTTTCTCCCTTTTTGAGATAAATTGATTAGATACTTTATATATGTTACGTTCGGTGCCTGCAATCTACTCTCTATTAATAGATAAAAAGATTTCGATGTAAAAGTTAACTAATGTGAGAATCAGTTTCTAACTAAAATTTGCATCTCGCCATATCGATTTTTATTGTTTTTAGAGATTCTTGCAATAATTCTTACAGGATTGTTTCCATCATAACCATTTAAATCGCCTTTTGCATCGATGTTTACCCTCTGATTATTTGCGACAAGTGAAACCGAAAACTTACCGAGTTCATTGCGGGTAAATTCACTAGGAAGTTGAAACCCATTATATGATCCACCACCTCCTCCAAGATTTGTCGGCTTCTTATAATACTCTTCGGCTTTTGATAATATTGTAAGACTATGACTAATTAATTGTTCGCGCGCGCTATCCTGCGAGTAAACTTGAAACATCTGCAAGCCGGTTACAATAGCCAATCCGATGATAATAACTCCAAGAGTAATATATAAAAGTTGCGCAGTACCCATTCTACATGCCGATTATTATTGATAAATTATAATATGAATATTATCCTATTTGTTCAATAGCGCAAAGTTATCAATGAACTTTAAAATTATACATAACGACCCTATAAATAGGGAAATAAAACGAATTGCAATTGAGTTGCTCGATGATTCGATTTCACGCTTAGGAGTTGTTCAAACTTCATTTGATGTATCAATACACGAAACACGTAAAAATTTTAAGAAAATGCGAGGACTACTGCGATTAGTAAGAAATGAACTTGGTGAAGATATTTTCAAAAAGGAAAATATCTTGTTCAGAGATACAGGAAGAATTCTTTCACCTATCAGAGATGCTGCGGTTATGGTCGAATCCTTAAACTTGATAAAAAAGAATTATTCAAATGAGATAAAGCAAAACGAATATGATCTGTTAAAAAAGAATTTATCAGTACGAGCAAGACGAGTACGCTCGCAATTCAAAAAGAATAAGGAATTAATTGAAGCAGTTATAAATATTCTAGAAAATCATAAATCCGATATAATTAAACTTCCTCTTCGAAAAAAAACTTTTACACAATTAATACCGAGTATTAATTTAGTTTACGAACGAGGACTAAATGCTATGCAAACTGCTGTGAGATATCCATCTGCGTCTAATTTTCACGAGTGGAGAAAACGAGCTAAATATTTGTGGTACCAGACTCGAATCTTAGAAGATGCATGGCCGGAATATATGACTTTGCTAGCTGCTAAACTTTCACAGCTTTCAGATGTATTAGGCTTAGAACATGATCTTGCCGAATTAAGGAATTTGTTAATGAAAGAATCTACTCTTTGTACTAATAAAGAATTTCAAACAAAACTTTTTAATTACATCGGGCAGGAAAGATTAAAATTACAAAGTGATGCAAAATCATTATCACCATTTATTTATTCTGAAACTCCTGAAAATTTTTCCGGAAGATTACAAGCATATTGGACTCAATAAATATTTATCCAAAATTGCTGTTATTGCAAACCAAACCACTTCAATAAAACTTTTACAATTCTTTTACAATATATTCTCTTGATCCGGATTTTTTATTTATATCTTCGTCTCTATCTGAATTTATTTAGAAAGTAGAGAAAGCAAATTCAATGTTTAATACGATACATAAATTTCATATCCCAGTAATGGGACTTGGTTTTTCGATTGATACTCCAATTAAAGTTGCGCACTACGGAATCGATTCGGTCATTTCAATAATGGATGATGATCTGATTGAGAAAATACGCGAATATCATTCCGCTAAAGCAGGCATAACCTATGAAGAAATTAAAACATCCGAATATGATTTTCGCGCAAAACGAATCACGGCTTATCTGAATCTAGTTAATGAAATCGTCAACAATAATTTTGAAGCTCTCAAAAATTCTTTTGGCAAAAGAGATGGAGAATTCAAAAAATATATTGAATTGCTTCCTAATGATTCCGATTTGAAAATAATCTATAACGCAGCAGAAACAACTAATCAATTAGATTCGATTAAAGATTGGGCTTTAGACCAACTTCACTTAGGCAGTATTGATATTAATATTATGACAAAAGTTGACGGCGCAGTTTATAAAGGAAATGAGAAACTTCCGATTATTCATAATTATGCCCACGCCGCTTTGAGAGGATACGCAAATAGTGATCTTAATTCTTCAATTGTACTTTCTGCCGGTATGAATCCTCGTTTATATAGTTACTTTGAAGAGTTCAAAGATTTTTATCCAACAGAAAACGGTGAATTAAGAAAGAAAATTATTCTAAAAGTTAGTGATTATCGTTCCGCATTAATACAAGGTAAGTTTCTGGCAAAAAAAGGTTTGTGGATTTCTGAATACAGAATTGAATCCGGCTTAAACTGTGGTGGTCACGCTTTTGCATCGGACGGATTTTTAATGGGACCAATTCTGGAAGAGTTTAAGAAAAATCGTAACTCTCTTTTAGAAATCAATCACCAAATTTATACCGAAGCACTAAGACAAAAAAATATTGAATTCAATAAGAATCCGCATCAGCAAAAATTTACTGCGCAAGGCGGTGTCGGCACATACGAAGAACAAAAATTTTTAATCGATAACTATGAAGTTGATTCGGTTGGTTGGGGAAGTCCGTTCTTATTGGTTCCCGAAGTCACAAATGTCGATCCGAAAACTTTGAGATTATTAAGTGATGCAAAAGAAGACGATTTGTACTTAAGCAGAATTTCACCGCTAGGTGTTCCATTCAACAGTATAAAAGGAAACACCAAAGATTTAGAGAAATTGGCGAATGCTCTTAACGGAAAACCGGGAAGTCCTTGTCCCAAAAAATATCTTCAATCGAATACAGAATTTGGTGAACAACCGATTTGTACGGCTTCAATAAAATATCAATCGGAAAAGATAAAAGAACTCAAGTCACAGGACTTAAACAAAAAAGAACTTGATACAAATTATAAAAAGATAATTGATAAGGCATGTTTATGCGTTGGACTAGCTACATCTGCCGTACAAAATTATAATGTCTCAACAAAAATTGACGGCGAGGGTACACTAATTTGTCCCGGACCAAATATGGCATATTTTTCTTCTATTGTTTCACTAAAAGAAATGGTTGATCATATTTATGGAAGAGCAAACCTTATCACAAGAACAAATCGTCCAAACATGTTCATAAAGGAACTAAAATTATATCTGGATTATTTAATGGACGAAATCAACGAAATAAATGAAGCTCCTTCAACTAATCAATTGAAATACTTTGAAACATTTAGAGATAATCTTGCTAATGGCATCGAATATTATAGAAACCTTTTCTCAATGAAACAAAATTCTTTTAACAAAAATATTTTACTAGAGTTAAAAGAACTCGAAAATGTTTTCGCACTTATCAAAGAACAGATGATACTTCA
It contains:
- a CDS encoding CHAD domain-containing protein; translated protein: MNFKIIHNDPINREIKRIAIELLDDSISRLGVVQTSFDVSIHETRKNFKKMRGLLRLVRNELGEDIFKKENILFRDTGRILSPIRDAAVMVESLNLIKKNYSNEIKQNEYDLLKKNLSVRARRVRSQFKKNKELIEAVINILENHKSDIIKLPLRKKTFTQLIPSINLVYERGLNAMQTAVRYPSASNFHEWRKRAKYLWYQTRILEDAWPEYMTLLAAKLSQLSDVLGLEHDLAELRNLLMKESTLCTNKEFQTKLFNYIGQERLKLQSDAKSLSPFIYSETPENFSGRLQAYWTQ
- a CDS encoding RNA polymerase sigma factor codes for the protein MQAPNVTYIKYLINLSQKGRKNSFLELCEINLARVYAICGLCLGDANIAEEVTKDVFLSAWQNIKFVREDTAVTAWLRGIAVFEIMEELRTREVRAKVYPAEKKNDSTIFNRVHTNSQFESTILELPELERTIFVLHDVEGYDYEEIAGFFGDLTIDEIKRIIRNSRATLTGVDIQ
- a CDS encoding FecR domain-containing protein is translated as MTRDDVRNLMHDYFDGLLSLDEKDTIESYLEEYEDLAAEYELLNKLIKKAQSLPIGIKTPQTVLSKISDELLSQSLEKIKSDKQKKIREITEQTESEGEKRKRLKLDSGISAKSVDRDLVNTFEKKSLPKKPLIAILAVILIVGGYFIYDFFNTNLPWNLKLNYGNYSIVPTSSASTIDNNQIITTEDSTKVSINIPNAGRVDLRSFSSLKVLKGKDSENIISLTSGRLDAVCKIDDPRLTIITPQAELKIITGNFTASINNVSFLNLETANGILKVSNSKEEITLVQDHKCTISSDGTIGIPYHIAADSSLISLVDKISFGTPSIADFGKVLNIAQPLDGMTLLYLIPKAKTPADRIPIYQKLNEFYPVVPGITQEGIIKLDKKMLELWHNEIEWQI